A single genomic interval of Helianthus annuus cultivar XRQ/B chromosome 6, HanXRQr2.0-SUNRISE, whole genome shotgun sequence harbors:
- the LOC118479517 gene encoding uncharacterized mitochondrial protein AtMg00240-like — MVAQSPKGYLLSLTKYISDLFQRARLSDNRTIDTPVETNARYSPTDGVPLSDQSLYPTIVGNLVYLPVTRPDIAHAVHVVSQFVTTLTSVHLGAVLRILRYLRGTRFHSLLFPSTSSLELRAYNDADWDSDPNDRKSTTGFCVFLGDSSIS, encoded by the coding sequence ATGGTGGCTCAGTCTCCAAAAGGATATCTTCTTTCTCTGACAAAGTATATTTCTGATCTGTTTCAGCGGGCACGACTATCTGATAACAGAACTATAGATACTCCTGTTGAAACCAATGCACGATATTCTCCCACTGATGGTGTTCCTTTATCTGATCAGAGCTTGTATCCTACTATTGTAGGCAACTTGGTTTACCTTCCAGTTACTCGACCTGATATTGCTCATGCTGTTCACGTGGTTAGTCAGTTTGTTACTACTCTTACTTCTGTTCACTTGGGAGCTGTACTTCGTATCTTGAGATATCTTCGTGGTACTCGATTTCATAGTCTTTTGTTTCCCTCGACATCATCTCTAGAGTTGCGTGCCTACAATGATGCTGATTGGGATAGTGACCCTAATGATCGAAAGTCCACTACTGGTTTCTGTGTTTTCCTTGGTGATTCTTCAATCTCATAG